A single window of Cetobacterium sp. 8H DNA harbors:
- a CDS encoding sodium:alanine symporter family protein: protein MQEIVTSINSFLWGNFLIILLMGTGIYFTLKLNFIQIRKFKEGVKHVTGSINLNGKAADKNGMSSFQALATAVAAQVGTGNLAGAATAIASGGPGAIFWMWASAFFGMATVYVEAILGQVFKTRIDGQVTGGPAYYIEHSLKNKKVSKCLAYFFAIACITALGLMGNAVQANSISAAFGKAFGVSPAIVGVIVSILAGIVFFGGIKRIASVTEKIVPLMAGLYIVACIVIIVINYKEIIPAITSIFYSAFNSQAAFGGAIGITVKQAVRYGVARGLFSNEAGMGSTPHAHAVAKVKHPGEQGIVAIITVFIDTFVVLTGTALVILTSKISLTSGVGIVLTQGAFSNTLGIFGDGFIAVCLFFFAFSTIIGWYFFGEANIRYIFRDKKAINIYRAIVMIMIVVGSMMKVELVWELADMFNGMMVIPNLIALLALGKFARIAMKEYDKL from the coding sequence ATGCAAGAGATTGTAACAAGTATTAACAGTTTTTTATGGGGAAATTTTTTAATTATTTTATTGATGGGAACAGGAATATATTTTACTTTGAAACTGAATTTTATTCAGATTAGAAAGTTTAAAGAGGGAGTAAAACATGTAACAGGATCAATAAATCTGAATGGAAAGGCAGCAGATAAAAATGGAATGTCTTCTTTCCAAGCTTTAGCGACAGCAGTAGCCGCACAAGTAGGAACAGGAAATTTAGCTGGAGCAGCAACAGCGATAGCATCAGGAGGACCAGGAGCAATATTTTGGATGTGGGCAAGTGCTTTCTTTGGAATGGCAACAGTTTATGTTGAAGCTATATTAGGACAAGTATTTAAAACAAGAATAGATGGTCAAGTAACAGGAGGACCAGCATATTACATAGAGCATAGTTTAAAAAATAAAAAAGTATCAAAATGTTTAGCGTACTTTTTTGCGATAGCTTGTATAACAGCGCTAGGATTAATGGGAAATGCTGTGCAAGCAAATTCAATTTCAGCAGCATTTGGAAAGGCTTTTGGAGTTTCACCAGCAATAGTAGGGGTAATAGTTTCAATACTAGCAGGAATTGTATTCTTTGGAGGAATAAAAAGGATTGCTTCAGTAACAGAAAAAATAGTTCCATTAATGGCAGGTCTATATATTGTGGCGTGTATAGTTATAATTGTTATTAACTACAAAGAGATTATTCCTGCAATAACATCGATTTTTTATTCAGCTTTTAATTCACAAGCAGCATTTGGTGGAGCAATAGGAATAACAGTAAAGCAAGCAGTAAGATATGGTGTTGCAAGAGGACTTTTCTCGAATGAAGCAGGAATGGGTTCAACTCCGCATGCACATGCTGTAGCTAAAGTAAAGCACCCAGGAGAACAAGGAATTGTTGCTATAATAACTGTTTTTATAGATACATTTGTAGTTCTTACAGGAACAGCATTAGTTATTTTAACATCAAAAATTTCTTTGACATCAGGAGTAGGAATTGTTCTAACTCAAGGGGCTTTTTCTAACACACTGGGAATATTTGGAGATGGTTTTATAGCTGTATGTTTATTTTTCTTTGCATTTTCGACAATCATAGGTTGGTACTTTTTTGGAGAAGCTAATATAAGATATATCTTTAGAGACAAGAAAGCTATAAATATATATAGAGCTATTGTAATGATAATGATAGTTGTGGGTTCTATGATGAAAGTTGAATTAGTTTGGGAATTGGCAGATATGTTTAATGGAATGATGGTAATACCAAACTTAATAGCTCTTTTAGCTTTAGGAAAATTTGCAAGAATAGCAATGAAAGAGTATGATAAACTATAA